One Nocardia iowensis DNA window includes the following coding sequences:
- a CDS encoding Zn-ribbon domain-containing OB-fold protein, which yields MRGGGRAADVHTAPDVLSAPLRMRFDYTRSVGPTIGNFLTNLRARKLVGARGSDGRVLVPPPEYDPITADPLTEFVDVADTGTVESWTWVREPLPGQPFDRPFAWALIRLDGADTTLLHAVDVATPDAIHTGMRVTVRWAAETTGSIHDIACFEPGEKSGAPAESASDGEPITMITTPVDLAYKHTASPQETVYLRGLAEGKLLGGRTDAAGKVYFPPRGANPTDGRPTDEIVELPDRGTVTTFCIVNVPFLGQRIKPPYVAAYVLLDGADIPALHLVLGCEASEVRMGMRVQAVWKPREEWGFGLENVDHFRPTGEPDADYETYKHHL from the coding sequence GGCGGCCGGGCGGCAGATGTGCACACCGCACCCGATGTACTCAGTGCGCCCCTGCGAATGCGATTCGACTACACCCGGTCCGTCGGGCCGACCATCGGCAATTTTCTGACCAACCTGCGCGCCCGCAAGCTCGTCGGCGCGCGCGGCTCGGACGGGCGGGTGCTCGTCCCGCCGCCGGAATACGATCCGATCACCGCCGACCCGCTCACCGAGTTCGTCGACGTCGCCGACACCGGCACCGTCGAATCGTGGACCTGGGTGCGCGAACCGCTGCCCGGCCAGCCGTTCGACCGGCCGTTCGCGTGGGCGCTGATCCGGCTGGACGGCGCGGACACCACGCTGCTGCACGCCGTCGACGTCGCCACGCCGGATGCCATCCACACCGGCATGCGGGTGACCGTCCGGTGGGCCGCCGAGACCACCGGCAGCATCCACGACATCGCCTGTTTCGAACCGGGCGAAAAGTCCGGCGCACCCGCTGAATCCGCGTCCGACGGCGAACCGATCACCATGATCACCACGCCGGTCGACCTCGCCTACAAGCACACCGCGTCGCCGCAGGAAACCGTCTACCTGCGCGGACTCGCCGAAGGCAAACTGCTCGGCGGACGCACCGACGCCGCGGGCAAGGTGTACTTCCCACCGCGCGGCGCCAACCCCACCGACGGCAGGCCCACCGATGAGATCGTGGAGCTGCCCGACCGCGGCACGGTCACCACTTTCTGCATCGTGAACGTGCCGTTCCTCGGTCAGCGGATCAAGCCACCGTATGTCGCGGCGTATGTGCTGTTGGACGGAGCGGACATTCCGGCGCTGCACCTGGTACTCGGTTGCGAGGCAAGCGAAGTGCGGATGGGCATGCGGGTGCAAGCCGTGTGGAAGCCGCGCGAGGAGTGGGGCTTCGGGCTGGAGAACGTGGACCACTTCCGCCCCACCGGCGAGCCGGATGCCGACTACGAGACCTACAAGCACCACCTCTGA